In the Bombus pyrosoma isolate SC7728 linkage group LG15, ASM1482585v1, whole genome shotgun sequence genome, one interval contains:
- the LOC122576072 gene encoding short transient receptor potential channel 4-like produces the protein MIMISLFILTFLYWITAALDVRINGQLELERKYWNQYDPTLIAEGIYCLATIMAFLKLLYICQLDYHLGPLQLSLGQMIKDVVKFIILFSIIIFAFTAGTCRLYQYYEDMVQIDDESKIKTQQVSSFVNFSAALKTLFWALFCMSPIESADVIIENLPGESENETIINHHTFTEIIGYIAFAGFTFIGVIVILNMLIACMSNTLTEITENVIVEWTFGRTETYVDFMLTTTLPPPFNIIPTYVGIQPIIEYLKIWLKPTSNKRARWDPHHCFYIETLTEENNDDFSIVMSQLVQRYFRKKDKKMEENEVEKVTKEIVELRNLLRDALTTV, from the exons ATGATCATGATATCCCTCTTTATTCTGACCTTCCTGTATTGGATAACTGCTGCGTTAGACGTGAGAATAAATGGTCAGCTCGAATTGGAGAGGAAATATTGGAACCAGTACGATCCCACATTGATCGCCGAAGGAATTTACTGTCTGGCAACGATAATGGCCTTTCTGAAATTATTGTACATCTGTCAGCTGGACTATCATCTGGGTCCACTTCAACTTTCTCTCGGGCAAATGATCAAGGACGTTGTCAAGTTCATCATTCTCTTCAGCATAATCATTTTTGCATTTACCGCTG GCACGTGTAGACTTTATCAATATTACGAGGATATGGTTCAAATCGACGATGAATCGAAAATCAAGACCCAACAGGTCAGCTCGTTCGTTAATTTCTCAGCCGCCTTGAAGACTCTTTTCTGGGCACTTTTTTGCATGAGCCCCATCGAAAGCGCTGATGTGATAATTGAGAACCTTCCGGGAGAATCGGAGAACGAAACCATCATCAATCATCACACGTTCACGGAGATTATTGGCTATATAGCCTTCGCCG gATTCACCTTCATCGGTGTGATCGTGATACTGAACATGCTAATTGCGTGCATGTCCAACACGTTGACGGAAATCACAGAGAACGTGATCGTGGAATGGACATTCGGGCGAACTGAA ACTTACGTCGATTTCATGCTCACGACTACGCTCCCACCGCCATTTAACATTATACCAACGTACGTTGGTATTCAACCGATTATCGAGTACCTGAAAATATGGCTGAAACCAACGTCAAACAAGCGTGCACGATGGGATCCACATCACTGTTTTTATATC GAAACCTTAACGGAGGAAAACAACGATGATTTCTCGATAGTGATGTCCCAGTTGGTACAGCGTTACTTCCGGAAGAAGGATAAAAAAATGGAGGAGAACGAGGTGGAGAAGGTAACGAAAGAGATCGTGGAGCTGAGAAATCTTCTAAGAGACGCTCTCACCACTGTTTGA